The following is a genomic window from Bufo gargarizans isolate SCDJY-AF-19 chromosome 10, ASM1485885v1, whole genome shotgun sequence.
ttataggatagctgccctacatctggtggcattagaggcagagcttgttaagagctcatttgcatccctttcttccatgGATCATAATGAAACATACCTGGCTGGAAATGGACTCCGGGTTCAGGGACTGAGTGTGGAACAGGCGGCTGTTGCTTGTTCTGCTCCATCTGTTGTACGACCTGAGGAACACAAGTGGTCTAGTGTTATCAGGAGCCGCAGCAGGAGACTGGTGGCTGGTATCAGCCCAGTAATCCTCCCGTGCTGCTAATCCTGCAGACATGCACCCATCCCCTGTGCCCAGGGTTACCTGCTGCAGCTCCTGGCGCTGAGCCTGGATGTGCTGGTGCTGTTTGTGCAGCTCCTCCTGCTGTCTGTCCAGCTCTTCCTTTTTCCTCTTTAGTTCATCTTCGGTCTTAGAAATATGTTTCTCAAACTCCTGCAGCTCCTCCTCGGTGTAGAGCTGCTGCTCATCCAGGGTCTACCCATGACAAACAGCAAGGTAAGGGAGGAGAGGGACGGGGAAAAAAGGGAGGAGAGGGACggggaaaaaagggaagagagggacggggaaaaaagggaagagaGGGACGGGGAAAAAAGGGAGGAGAGGGACGGGGGAAAAAAGGGAGGAGAAAAGGGAACGGGGAAAAAAGGGAGGAGAGGGACGGGGAAAAAGGGGAGGAGAGGGACGGGGAAAAAGGGGAGGAGAGGGACGGGGAAAAAAGGGAGGAGAGGGACGGGGAAAAAAGGGAGGAGAGGGACGGGGAAAAAAGGGAGGAGAGGGACGGGGAAAAAAGGGAGGAGAGGGACGGGGAAAAAAGGGAGGAGAGGGACGGGGAAAAAAGGGAGGAGAGGGACGGGGAAAAAAGGGAGGAGAGGGACGGGGAAAAAAGGGAGGAGAGGGACGGGGAAAAAAGGGAGGAGAGGGACGGGGAAAAAAGGGAGGAGAGGGACGGGGGAAAAAAGGAAGGAGAGGGACGGGGAAAAAAGGAAGGAGAGGGACGGGGAAAAAAGGAAGGAGAGGGACGGGGAAAAAAGGAAGGAGAGGGACGGGGGAAAAAGGGAGGAGAGGGACGGGGAAAAGGGAGGAGAGGGACGGGGAAAAAGGGAGGAGAGGGACGGGGAAAAAGGGAGGAGAGGGACGGGGAAAAAGGGAGGAGAGGGACGGGGAAAGGGAGGAGAGGGGCAAAGTAAGTGAATGAGAGAGGAGGGGTAAGTGTGGAGGGGGTAAGGTAAGTGGATGAGAGAGGCGGGGTAAGAGAGGCAAGGTAAGTGGATGAGAGAGGCGGGGTAAGGGAGGCAAGGTAAGTGGATgagagaggaggggtaagggaGGAGATGGACAAGGTAATGTAAGGGAAGATGAGGACACGGGATGGGTTTGTGGATGACAACCATTTCACCCGCTATCACTCAGAGCTCGGTGTGTTACCTCCCAGCCATCCGGCTCCAGGAACTCCCTCTTCTCCGTCGCTCGCAGGAACTCTTCTAGATTTATCAGTCGATCCTTATCCACGTCCACCTGCAGGGGCAGAGGACAAATATGTCCGATATAATCATCAGGGGGAAGTGGAAAAATGTCTGCACATTCCAATGCGGCTCTGTCGCACCAGTGTTAACCAATTGTCCAGTGGTATCAATTTTATTTACATGAAGCCGCACCAACCCTCACCGATTCCCTGGCGCTGCAGTTCTACCGCCGCGCTGCTCCCTGCTGACACAGAGATACCGCTGAGGCCAGTTACCACATGGCCAGCTATTGGCGGATCCGCCATCTTCCGCCGTTTCTGCAGTGTCAGCAGGAATTGGAGGGCAGACCAGGAACCGCAGCAGCAGTGGAGGGGGAATCGCTGAGGGCGAGTAATGTGGCTTCTTTTCATTTTGGAGTGACTGAGACATATGAAAAATAAGTAGACTCGTTAATGGGCGAAGTGACCTTGGAGAAGTGACTGGAAAGACAATAAAAACAGAATCCAGTTCCCATCCTGCCGGTCCCCATCAGCATCCACGTCAATGTCTACATGCTGCCGGCCCCCATCAGCATCCACGTCAATGTGTACATACTGCCGGCCCCCATCAGCATCCACGTCAATGTCTACATCCTACAGGCCCCCATCAGCATCCACGTCAATGTCTACATGCTACCGGCCCCCATCAGCATCCACGTCAATGTCTACATCCTACAGGCCCCATCAGCATCCACGTCAATGTCTACATGCTGCCGGCCCCCATCAGCATCCACGTCAATGTCTACATCCTACAGGCCCCCATCAGCATCCACGTCAATGTCTACATGCTGCCGGCCCCCATCAGCATCCACGTCAAGGTCTACATGTTGCTGCACCAGTGCCAGTTATGTGAGTGTGTTATGTCATGTAGGTATACTCAGTGCCGACACGTTACAGGTCCACTGCCACACGTCTACTCTATGTGAACTTTGTATACACCCACAGACACTGTATCTGACACACCCGTCATGTGTCAGTTCATGCCcatgtcatgaaggggttaatgtttatACCAGCCTTACGTGGAGCACCAGACGTGCAGGTCACAATGACCGTATGTACCTGGACGCTGTCCCTGAGGACAAAGCTTAACACTCCCTGAGTCAGGACGCCCTGAGCTCCATAGTGGCTGCACTTTAACCTGTGATTCATGAGCCATCTGATGGCTGCTGTGGAGCCGAGGACACCACCTCAGGGTCTTCATAAATGAGGTTCCACAAGCCATCTGATGGCTGCTGTGTAGGATGCCAGCTCGGGGTCTTCATACATGAGACTCTGTGTGCCATGAGCCATCTGATGGCTGCTGTGTAGGATGTTGCCTCGGGGTCTTTATACATGAAACTCCGTGTATCATGATCCCTCTGATGGCTGCTGTGTAGGATGCCACCTTGGGGGTTTTCAAACGTGAGGCTTTGTGTGTCATGAGCCATCTGATGGCTGCTGTGGAGGATGTTGCCTCGGGGTCTTTATACATGAGGCTCCGCCGGTACATAGGAGTCTTCACACGTGAGGTTACGTGCGTCATGAGACATTTTACACTGACCCCTGTGGGGGTTTGTGGATTGAGCTGCTGCCCCTTTGTCAGACACCCTGCCCCCATACAGCCCAGTCCATCAATGATCCTGCCCTGGATTCCGATCACCCAGGGCTACACAGCTCCTCACCTCGCTCATCACATGCTCCCTCATCCGTAATCGCTCTTCCTCCATCTCCACCATGTCGTCCTCCTCATTTGTTGGGTCATATGCTTTCTCAagctacaaaaaaacaaaaggagACATTATGTAAATGTGAAAAGCCAGCAGCGGTGAGTCACGGGCGTCGTGTGGTCGGAGCGTCCTCTTACCTCCTTGGTGAAGAGTGCCTCAAGCTCCTGCTCATCAATGAAGCCGTCGCCGTTGGTGTCTGTAAGGAGATGCACAAGCTGCAGTGATGAGAGGTAATACTCTGGCTCCGGCTGCTGCCCCCGGTTGTCCGGCACTCGTGGTACACACAGATATATATTACTCCCATTATAGCATCAGGACAACCGAGGTGCCAGATTCGGCACATAACCAAGAACAGAGCGGAAGAGACAGAGCCAACTACAATGGGGTCTGTTCAGGATCCTGCTGTATTACAAATAAAGTCctgcaatgcagatgtgaacaagcccccTACATGGCAGAGGCCAAGTCCACATAGGAGCTCAATGCTGCCAATACACAGACTTCTTAAGATGCCCCCTCCTGGAGACCTACCGGGCGACTGACAGCGGTGCAGGATGCATCCTGTAACCAGGTTATGTGGACGTCAGCCGAGGTCAGTTATCAGTGTATTTAATAGTCTCTGCACCCACCCAGCAGACATGCCCACATCAGGGACTGTCAGTATAACCCCCAGCCTCCTGACCGATGAGCTGGTGGTCGGCAGCGATGCCGCAGCTGGTGTTTGGCGCTGATTACTCACCGTGCAGCTTAAAGAAAGTCTTGGGGTCAAAATCTGAGGGGTCCAAGCCGTCGGTCTCCTCCCAGACCTCCTTCAACTGATCTTTGCTGCCCTGGTAATGGGATAAAGATAAATCTAAGGTCAAGGGTTTGAGGAGATCGGATTGTCTGGAATCTGAAGGGGCTTTGCTATGCGCACGCTGTGTGTCCCCACCTATTTTGGCTATAGTGGCGCCATTGATAAAATTCTGAGACAGCAATGGCCTCCTTCACATAGCGGTCATCTAGACATTCCCGAATGTATAACTCCCTCTTATGTCGCTGAGTTATAGACGCAGGGAAGCAGTATAATGGGATTCAGCATCGCTGAGACTGGTGGGAATATGGTTCAGGGTGACGGGTTCCACCATCCTTATTGTGGTTACAAACGTTGATCCAGCCTGAATGCCCGTGTGGTCGGATATACACTGGCGAGGCTACTGCGGAAGTCAGCGGGCAATAACCTGGCATACGAAACCTTTTAATGGAAAGGGACATTCAGCGAAGCTGCTGAGGTTTGGAGTGACCGACCGCGTCCTGTACTGAAGCAAGGGCGATAAATCACTGATCTGCATCATTAGATGCTTGGCCCCCAAGGGCCCTGATTTGGGCTTTACAGTAGGGGGCTGTTCCACAGACAATGGCAGACTCCCAGTTGGGCTTGACCCTTTTGCATCATTTTACTGACacacttttttacactttttgtacgGGGAGCCAGGCACTATGCAGAACCAGAGTGGAAACTGGATCAATTGTGAAACATGTTCTGGAGGTGGGTGTCCTAGGATTGACATAGAATACTCCTGACTGACCGTCGGGGGTAACAGGGACAGTGTGAACACGGAGTAGTCCCCTGGGATGCGGGTCAGACAGTTCTCTTTATTATCTGCTCTGTGCTTGCATTGAGCTATGGGAAGAGGTGGCACATTCCTCTccttatgtgtacggagctgccAATGCCGCTCTGTGTGATGGACGACGCTCACTCTCTTAGTGGATTCAGGTATCCGGCGGAGAGATGAAGTGAAGAATATGTGTGCTGTGGTGCTTTAAGTGAGTATGTGTAACAGCATCCGAGCAGGGGAGCAGCCACGAGGGATTATTGGTAGTGATATGGTTAGCAACCTCCGATCATACATGATGTGTGTGGTAGCCTCTGATCATACATGACATGCGCCGTAGCCTCTGACCATACATGACAGGCATGGTAACCTCTGATCATACATGACATGCGCGGTAGCCTCTGATCATACATGACGTGCGCGGTAGCCTCTGATCATACATGACGTGCGTGGTAGCCTCTGATCATACATGACGTGCGTGGTAGCCTCTGATCATACATGACGTGCGTGGTAGCCTCTGATCATACATGACGTGCGTGGTAGCCTCTGATCATACATGACGTGTGTGGTAGCCTCTGATCATACATGACGTGTGTGGTAGCCTCTGATCATACATGACGTGTGTGGTAGCCTCTGATCATACATGACGTGTGTGGTAGCCTCTAATCATACATGACGTGTGTGGTAGCCTCTGATCATACATGACATGCGCGGTAGCCTCTGATCATTCATGACATAAGCAGTAACCTCTGATCATACATGACATAAGCAGTAACCTCTGATCATACATGACATGCGTGGTAGCCTCTGATCATTCATGACATAAGCAGTAACCTCTAATCATACATGAAGTGTGTGGTAGCCTCTGATTATACATGACATGTGTGGTAGCCTCTGATTATACATGACGTGCGTGGTAGCCTCTGATTACACATGACGTGTGTGGTAGCCTCTGATTATACATGATGTGTGTGGTAGTCTCTGATTATACATGACGTGTGTGGTAGCCTCTGATTATACATGATGTGTGTGGTAGCCTCTGATCATACATGACGTGTGTGGTAGCCTCTGATTATACATGATGTGTGTGATATTCTGTTGCTACCCTGGATGTGATTGAAACACAGTGTGTGCCAGACATGGGCAATGGAGCTTTGACAATGCCGACTTGGGGCATACTAAGAAGAATGTGGACACATGATGGACCTTGCTCCACAATTCCTATGCTGCCAGAGCTCGGCTTTCATGCCAGCTATGTTTCTTAATGATGATTTGTCTACTTTCGTGAAGATTTTGATTGCATCTATCCAGATGTGCACAGAGGGGAAAGCATGCGTGGGATGTACACAATGGTCACATGACCTCCAGCCACTCACCGGGTGGTTAATTTTGGGGTGCTCTCTGTGCTTCTTCTTCATCTCCTCATATCTGGCCTCCTCCTGTTTCCGCGTCTCGTCATCCAGACTCTTTAGATATTCTCTCCTTTCGTGTTCCTTCATCATCTCGTATCGCTTGAACTCGTCGTGATGCTCCTTGTCGTAGTTCTCCAAGTCTTTAGTGGCCTAAAAACAGCAAAGCGTCATTGAGCAATATGGGCAGCAGTGGGCGCCATCACCCGTCACATGACTCATGCTCACTGCGCCACTTTCTTGAGCATTCTCAGTAATAAAGATGGTGTCAGCTGTGAGCAACTCATGTCAGCCACCAGCATCCAGAAATCTAAGCAAAAGCACCGCGCCGTCTAATAAATTAGTAGAATCTGCGTAAAGCAAACTGCAGAAGAAAATAAAACTGATATATGTGGGGTTATAGATGTGTACACGGATTCGAGgacatctgtatatagtgatgtcacagcagccacATCTCATACAGTGATGTCATCTGGGCCCCGccttacacagtgatgtcactcatGACTGCAGTGATTGCAGCAAAGCTCCCGAAGTAGCAGATAGAATCAGCGCACTGCACCGGATACTTCAAGGTAGGTGTTTATTAAAtcaaaacacataaaaaacaaataaaaactaaGCAGTTTGGTTGCGTTCTGCCACCTTCATCAGGCTCTGAAGAAGGCGGCGGACCCGCAACAAAATGCGTagctattgtttatttttttattcgatAAACACCTACCTCGAAGTATCCGGTGCAGTGAGCTGTTTTTATCTGCTACCTTCGGGAGCTTCTCTGCCTTCACTTCTCCTTTTTTGCAGTGTCTGGCGAACGAGCGCAGCAGCCGGGTCTCTCCTCCTGGTGTGCAGGAACCTCGCCCTTCACCAGTATCGTGCCTGGTCTGCACAACATAATCCGGTAAGGTGCACTGACCCACAGGGCTTAATACAATGACCTCCTAGGAGATATCAGTCCAGGGAGCGCCCCCTCTCCTTTCTCTGTTACATCTCATGCAGTGATGTCACTCAGCCTCTTCCCTGACATCTACATCTCATGTAGTGATGTCACTCAGCCTCTTCCCTGACATTTACATCTCATGCAGTGATGTCACTCAGCCTCTTCCCTGACATCTACATCTCATGTAGTGATGTCACTCAGCCTCTTCCCTGACATCTACATCTCATGTAGTGATGTCACTCAGCCTCTTCCCTGACATCTACATATCATGTAGTGATGTCACTCAGCCTCTTCCCTGACATCTACATCTCATGTAGTGATGTCACTCAGCCTCTTCCCTGACATCTACATCTCATGTAGTGATGTCACTCAGCCTCTCCCCTGACATCTACATCTCATGCAGTGATGTCACTCAGCCTCTCCCCTGACATCTACATCTCATGCAGTGATGTCACTCAGCCTCTTCCCTGACATCTACATCTCATGCAGTGATGTCACTCAGCCTCTCCCCTGACATCTACATCTCATGCAGTGATGTCACTCAGCCTCTCCCCTGACATCTACATCTCATGCAGTGATGTCACTCAGCCTCTTCCCTGACATCTACATC
Proteins encoded in this region:
- the NUCB2 gene encoding nucleobindin-2 isoform X1 translates to MLNPRERRSLSLEEVVSLPGLEKESERRPEDEAAPQILDTCCMTPRLRSLLIRDVMISLQIHWWSRWRRPASLLLICTLITIGAVPIDTDKTKANVEAADEGQKSQSSDTGLYYDRYLKEVVEVLETDEHFREKIQSADIEDIKSGRISKELDLVSHHIRTKLDELKRQEVARLRMLIKAKLSAPESAGIDRRLLLQKFNHLNHKNPHSFEPQDLDMLIKAATKDLENYDKEHHDEFKRYEMMKEHERREYLKSLDDETRKQEEARYEEMKKKHREHPKINHPGSKDQLKEVWEETDGLDPSDFDPKTFFKLHDTNGDGFIDEQELEALFTKELEKAYDPTNEEDDMVEMEEERLRMREHVMSEVDVDKDRLINLEEFLRATEKREFLEPDGWETLDEQQLYTEEELQEFEKHISKTEDELKRKKEELDRQQEELHKQHQHIQAQRQELQQVVQQMEQNKQQPPVPHSVPEPGVHFQPVGEQVNHLASPDVGNRQPLPPGHLSDASVAHSQQTP
- the NUCB2 gene encoding nucleobindin-2 isoform X2; protein product: MKQIHWWSRWRRPASLLLICTLITIGAVPIDTDKTKANVEAADEGQKSQSSDTGLYYDRYLKEVVEVLETDEHFREKIQSADIEDIKSGRISKELDLVSHHIRTKLDELKRQEVARLRMLIKAKLSAPESAGIDRRLLLQKFNHLNHKNPHSFEPQDLDMLIKAATKDLENYDKEHHDEFKRYEMMKEHERREYLKSLDDETRKQEEARYEEMKKKHREHPKINHPGSKDQLKEVWEETDGLDPSDFDPKTFFKLHDTNGDGFIDEQELEALFTKELEKAYDPTNEEDDMVEMEEERLRMREHVMSEVDVDKDRLINLEEFLRATEKREFLEPDGWETLDEQQLYTEEELQEFEKHISKTEDELKRKKEELDRQQEELHKQHQHIQAQRQELQQVVQQMEQNKQQPPVPHSVPEPGVHFQPVGEQVNHLASPDVGNRQPLPPGHLSDASVAHSQQTP